TACGAATGGCCGTGAGACCGGGCCTGTCGGGAACACTAGTAAGGACAGAAAGTAAGGCATTACTTGTTCTCCCACCATTAGCATAAAATTTCCGAAAGCTGTGGCCTTTTTTCGCCAAAGCATTGTAATATGGAGTAACTTCCTTTCCTAACCAAATTCCATTGGATACCGGCCATACATACTTTCCTGTCCAGGATTCTTGGATGACTAAAACTACATTGATTGCCCTTCTACCGGGGATTTGTTTGATCTTTCGAACGAGGGGAAACTCGGGATCATCCAGAAATTCAGCACCATCATAACCGATTTCTTCCCGAACCACGGCCAACATATCTTTATCTGTCATTTTAAGATGTTTGGGAATGGATTGGCTTTTAAAATCGTTGATGGTTGTATAAATTCCATTTAACGCCAGTTGGTTGATTAAAGCATCGTCGGATATAATTGCTTCGCTGGCACGTAAAGGAGATTCTTGTGGTCCACCACGAAGCCCAATAAAGAAAAAGAGAATCCAAACTGTTGCTTTAATCGATTGGAGCCGAACGGATTCGTTGACGTTTACTTGATCTGAAATTTTGTTTTTGCGAAACCAATAACGAATTCCTAAAATATATATTCCAATAAAAACAAAGAAAGAAAAAATTTTGAATGGAGATTCTTCCCAGGCGGAAGAAATCAAAACATCTAAATCTCCCAGAAACACAATGGCTTCATAACCGATATGTTTATTTGCATTTTCAAAATATAATAAATCGGCAAATAAATGCACCAAACAGAAGGGATAAAGAACTAATGGAGTGATGAGCCAAAAATATCGATACGATCTCAGATTCGAAGCAGTGTTCCAAAGGGACATTAGGTAAAAACCAACTAACAAAATGGAAATCGTTACCCAATCAAATCGAAACCCAATTAAAAATGCTTTAAGCAGGATTAAAAATTGGAGTTCTTCTAAACGATAGGAATATACTATCAAAAATAAAATACGGTGTAAGAATAAGGTTAAAAATCCAAAGGAAAAATAGGTAAGGAAAATCCGATCCGAAAACCTAAGGTTGGGAAACTGTTTCACCATAAAAAAAGAATTAGCCAACTATGAAGACGGTCAATCGACTTCCGATCTTTCTGTTGATTTATTTTCATGGCTCTTTAGTTTTGATCCTACTCACATGAAGCCGATCCAAAAAATACTCATCGCCAATCGTGGTGAAATTGCCGTTCGTGTCATTCGCACTGCAAAAAGAATGGGAATCAAAACTGTTGCAGTTTTTTCCGATCCAGATGCACAAAGTCTTTTTGTTCAGTCTGCGGACGAAGCGTTCTCTTTAGGGGGAACAGACGCTCGCTCTTCTTACTTAAATGTCGAAAAGGTCATTCAGGCCTGTTTGGAAACAGGAGCGGACGCCGTACATCCAGGTTATGGTTTTTTATCAGAGAATACTGATTTTGCATCCAAATTGGAAAAACACGGAATTCGATTCATTGGCCCAAAACCTCATTCTATCGAAGCCATGGGGGATAAAATCGGATCACGCCTGTTAGTTGCAAAAAATGGTGTTCCCGTAGTTCCTGGTTATGAAGGAGGTTCTCAAGAAATGTCGGTATTCCAAAAAGAAGCCGAAAAAATCGGATATCCCATTATGGCAAAAGCAAGTGCCGGTGGTGGAGGAAAGGGAATGCGCCGAATCAATTCACCAGAAGAATTGGAACCAGGAATTCTTTCTGCTAAACGTGAAGCCCTCTCTGCATTTGGTGATGATCGAATTCTTTTAGAAAAATATATCACAAACCCTCGTCATGTGGAATTTCAAATTTTTGGAGATACAAAAGGAAATATCATTCACTTACATGAAAGAGATTGTTCCTTACAAAGACGCCATCAAAAGGTAGTCGAAGAAACTCCTGCACCCAGATACTCTGCAGATCTCAAAGTCAAAATGTCTGAAGCTGCTGTGATGGCAGCAAAAGCAGTTCAATACGAAGGGGCCGGAACCGTCGAATTTATATTAGGTGAGGCAGGTGAATTTTA
The sequence above is drawn from the Leptospira sp. WS4.C2 genome and encodes:
- a CDS encoding LTA synthase family protein, which codes for MVKQFPNLRFSDRIFLTYFSFGFLTLFLHRILFLIVYSYRLEELQFLILLKAFLIGFRFDWVTISILLVGFYLMSLWNTASNLRSYRYFWLITPLVLYPFCLVHLFADLLYFENANKHIGYEAIVFLGDLDVLISSAWEESPFKIFSFFVFIGIYILGIRYWFRKNKISDQVNVNESVRLQSIKATVWILFFFIGLRGGPQESPLRASEAIISDDALINQLALNGIYTTINDFKSQSIPKHLKMTDKDMLAVVREEIGYDGAEFLDDPEFPLVRKIKQIPGRRAINVVLVIQESWTGKYVWPVSNGIWLGKEVTPYYNALAKKGHSFRKFYANGGRTSNALLSVLTSVPDRPGLTAIRTPQILSNFSAIGNLFSEFGYQTIFITGDDLKFDSLATILPHFGFKTLIGKEDFRRSGKYEIGAWGYDDEHLYSRALQEMDLYQKENKPFLMTILTMTTHYPYKVPDPKYEIYDSSVTDFDYLNTYHYSDAALEVFMKEIQKRNYFEDTLFVFVGDHTHHRYLSYYEDRMVPFLLYAPKYIKPMLDERISSQLDVLPTILGVVGKETYFAGFGKDMRATGVKSGSTYFAYGSACGWIDEEKILYQSVDGDSQFIFQMIPPFGEDPACHLDRKNCLHQTVKARAFFNLSLELMNRNSVYPLEGSLRYTRK
- a CDS encoding acetyl/propionyl/methylcrotonyl-CoA carboxylase subunit alpha: MKPIQKILIANRGEIAVRVIRTAKRMGIKTVAVFSDPDAQSLFVQSADEAFSLGGTDARSSYLNVEKVIQACLETGADAVHPGYGFLSENTDFASKLEKHGIRFIGPKPHSIEAMGDKIGSRLLVAKNGVPVVPGYEGGSQEMSVFQKEAEKIGYPIMAKASAGGGGKGMRRINSPEELEPGILSAKREALSAFGDDRILLEKYITNPRHVEFQIFGDTKGNIIHLHERDCSLQRRHQKVVEETPAPRYSADLKVKMSEAAVMAAKAVQYEGAGTVEFILGEAGEFYFLEMNTRLQVEHPVTEMTTGLDLVEWQIRVCQGETLPEIKTPPQKGHALEVRIYAEDPKEGFLPSTGRIHHLSFPTRDYLRIDSGVVSGSEITMFYDPMIAKLIVWGEDRNIAIHRLIECLSETIIFGPKTNLQFLQRLVATKEFAEGKVSTHFIADNEPELLSNKTKDELKLALAGAFFTTKEPIDPWIRETT